From Gammaproteobacteria bacterium, a single genomic window includes:
- a CDS encoding sigma-54 dependent transcriptional regulator encodes MKPAAANPQVLVVDDERDIRELLLLTLRRMELAGLEAPDIAGAKRALQEQSPRLCLTDMRLPDGDGLELVKFAQKRHPGIPIIVITAHGNVESAVRALKAGAFDFIGKPVDLAQLRTLIRNALQLPADSAATRTRLVGNSPAIRHLLAETARLARGQAPVYIHGETGTGKELVARLIHEQGPRRNGHFVPVNCAAIPAELVESELFGHRKGSFTGATGHRDGLFQAADGGSLFLDEITDLPASFQVKLLRAIQERSVRAVGAERERPVDVRILSAAQQPLEPLVASGRFRRDLYYRVQVIALHVPPLRERREDIPPLAAAVLQRLARRADRAPPRLSAAALKRLRRYDYPGNVRELENILERALTLCDSGTVSPEHLRLPAASPQAAPEEAPAPGAGLDRQLDDVAKGKILAALQQTRWNRTRAAKLLGLSLRALRYRLKKLNLE; translated from the coding sequence ATGAAGCCCGCCGCCGCCAACCCGCAAGTCCTGGTCGTGGACGACGAACGGGACATCCGGGAATTGCTGCTGCTCACGTTGCGGCGCATGGAGCTGGCGGGACTGGAGGCGCCGGACATCGCCGGGGCGAAGCGGGCGCTGCAAGAGCAATCCCCCCGGCTCTGCCTCACGGACATGCGGCTCCCGGACGGCGACGGCCTCGAACTGGTGAAGTTCGCGCAGAAGCGCCACCCCGGAATCCCGATCATCGTCATCACCGCCCATGGCAACGTGGAAAGCGCCGTGCGCGCGCTGAAGGCCGGCGCCTTCGATTTCATCGGCAAACCGGTTGACCTGGCGCAACTGCGCACCCTGATCCGCAACGCCCTGCAGCTGCCCGCGGACAGCGCGGCAACTCGCACCCGGCTGGTCGGCAACAGCCCCGCCATCCGCCATCTCCTGGCGGAGACCGCCCGCCTGGCGCGCGGCCAGGCGCCGGTCTATATCCACGGCGAGACCGGCACCGGCAAGGAACTGGTCGCGCGCCTCATCCACGAGCAGGGGCCGCGACGCAACGGCCACTTCGTGCCGGTCAACTGCGCCGCGATCCCGGCCGAACTGGTGGAGAGCGAGTTGTTCGGGCATCGCAAGGGGAGCTTCACCGGCGCCACGGGACACCGCGACGGCCTGTTCCAGGCCGCCGACGGGGGCAGCCTGTTCCTTGACGAGATCACCGATCTGCCGGCTTCCTTCCAGGTCAAGTTGCTGCGCGCCATCCAGGAACGCAGCGTGCGGGCGGTGGGCGCGGAACGGGAACGGCCCGTGGACGTGCGCATCTTAAGCGCCGCGCAACAGCCGCTGGAACCGCTGGTGGCCTCCGGACGCTTCCGCCGCGACCTCTACTACCGGGTGCAGGTGATCGCACTGCATGTGCCCCCCCTGCGCGAGCGCCGCGAAGACATCCCGCCGCTGGCGGCAGCCGTGTTGCAACGGCTGGCCCGCCGCGCCGACCGCGCGCCGCCGCGGCTAAGCGCCGCCGCGCTGAAACGGCTGCGGCGCTACGACTATCCCGGCAACGTGCGCGAACTGGAGAACATCCTGGAACGGGCCCTGACGCTGTGCGACTCCGGCACGGTCTCCCCCGAGCATCTGCGACTGCCGGCCGCGTCGCCGCAGGCCGCGCCGGAGGAGGCGCCGGCGCCCGGGGCCGGCCTGGACCGCCAGCTGGACGATGTCGCCAAGGGGAAGATCCTCGCCGCCCTGCAACAGACCCGCTGGAACCGGACCCGGGCCGCCAAGCTCCTGGGGCTGAGCCTGCGCGCCCTGCGCTACCGCCTGAAGAAGCTGAACCTGGAATAG
- a CDS encoding pilin, translating to MVPQRESKMKKQIQQGFTLIELMVVIVIIGILSAIAIPAFIDNSIRAKVTEGINLFAPAKASIAEAYISSGFMPADQQEAGMGLTNSYATDIVQGITYNRVSNTAATVSIAYQAIGGDTAAGQTLEYAATGSSSGVTWTCSAPSGGLAQKYLPANCRGTASPGPVNPPGM from the coding sequence ATGGTTCCACAGAGGGAAAGCAAGATGAAGAAGCAAATCCAGCAGGGTTTCACCCTGATCGAGCTGATGGTGGTGATCGTCATCATCGGCATCCTGTCCGCCATCGCCATCCCGGCCTTCATTGATAACTCGATACGGGCCAAGGTTACGGAGGGCATCAACCTGTTCGCGCCGGCCAAGGCCAGCATCGCCGAGGCATATATCTCGAGCGGCTTCATGCCAGCCGACCAGCAGGAAGCCGGTATGGGGCTCACTAACTCCTACGCTACGGATATCGTACAGGGCATCACATACAATCGAGTCAGCAATACGGCAGCGACAGTGTCCATCGCCTACCAGGCTATCGGCGGCGATACCGCTGCGGGCCAGACGCTAGAGTACGCGGCCACGGGTAGCTCGAGCGGCGTCACGTGGACCTGCTCAGCTCCTAGCGGCGGCTTGGCCCAGAAGTATCTGCCGGCCAACTGCCGGGGTACCGCGTCTCCCGGTCCCGTCAACCCGCCGGGCATGTAA
- a CDS encoding ATP-binding protein: MERISAVTAAGAERKERPPFRWAPIFDLRPPRANWRGLLYFSLYRNAIAFLFLGMILADWLPSPGDLPHRGLFPATVVGYLLCSLPGAILAQLRWPSYMTQLTLGTLADIVALSLMMYASGGVGNGFELLLLVSIAGNSILAGNPAVFLYASLAAMAVLYQELYAYLVYSPSLANFPQTGLFCLAFYAAAGTGAFGARRVATSEAQAERERRKAEDLAQLNERILRMLQTGVLVLDGGLRVQFGNRSAMRLLGDAAREPQGRALGELSEDMAILAQKCERRAPFRTRLGELEAQGIPLQEDGQAPPGWLIVLEDSAAVQQRATALKNASLARLTASISHEIRNPLGAISHAGQLLHESAALSAEERRLVQIIARNGRRMNGIVENVMTLGRQAAHREELHMDQWLPAFAREFAETKSLRPDDVSTRIERRAGPVSADASQLHQVLWNLGENALRYSRRQPLLELVCGTEADSRAPYIDVIDSGRGIREEYRERLFEPFFTTEAAGSGLGLYVASQLCEANRAALGLHANSTGGCCFRVRFEPPDSAIAV, from the coding sequence ATGGAGAGGATTTCCGCTGTAACCGCTGCCGGGGCTGAGCGGAAAGAACGACCGCCCTTCCGGTGGGCGCCGATCTTCGACCTCCGCCCCCCGCGCGCCAACTGGCGCGGTCTCCTGTACTTCTCCCTGTACCGCAACGCGATCGCGTTCCTGTTCCTCGGCATGATCCTGGCCGACTGGCTGCCGTCCCCCGGCGACCTGCCCCACCGGGGCCTGTTCCCGGCAACGGTCGTCGGCTATCTCCTGTGCTCCCTGCCGGGCGCCATCCTGGCGCAATTGCGCTGGCCCTCCTACATGACGCAACTCACCCTGGGGACGCTCGCCGACATCGTCGCCCTCTCCCTGATGATGTACGCGAGCGGCGGCGTGGGCAACGGCTTCGAGCTGTTGCTGCTGGTCAGCATTGCCGGCAACAGCATCCTGGCGGGCAACCCCGCGGTGTTCCTGTACGCCTCCCTGGCCGCCATGGCGGTCCTGTACCAGGAGCTGTACGCCTATCTCGTCTATTCCCCCAGCCTGGCGAACTTCCCGCAGACGGGGCTCTTCTGCCTTGCCTTCTACGCCGCCGCCGGCACCGGCGCCTTCGGCGCCAGGCGGGTGGCAACCAGCGAGGCGCAGGCGGAACGGGAACGGCGCAAGGCGGAAGACCTCGCCCAGCTGAACGAGCGCATCCTGCGGATGCTGCAAACCGGGGTCCTGGTCCTCGATGGCGGCCTGCGGGTGCAATTCGGCAACCGCTCGGCGATGCGCCTGTTGGGCGACGCGGCCCGGGAACCGCAGGGCCGCGCCTTGGGCGAGCTGTCCGAAGACATGGCCATACTGGCACAGAAATGCGAGCGCCGGGCGCCCTTCCGCACCCGCCTCGGGGAACTGGAGGCGCAAGGCATCCCGCTGCAAGAAGACGGCCAGGCGCCGCCGGGCTGGCTCATCGTGCTGGAAGACTCGGCCGCCGTGCAGCAACGGGCGACAGCCCTGAAGAACGCCTCTCTCGCCCGCCTGACCGCCAGCATCTCCCACGAGATACGCAATCCTCTGGGCGCCATAAGCCATGCCGGCCAACTGCTGCACGAGTCCGCCGCCCTCTCCGCGGAGGAGCGCCGCCTGGTGCAGATCATCGCCCGCAACGGGCGACGCATGAACGGCATCGTGGAGAATGTCATGACGCTCGGCCGGCAAGCGGCGCACCGGGAAGAGCTGCATATGGACCAATGGCTGCCGGCATTCGCCAGGGAATTCGCGGAGACGAAATCGTTGCGCCCGGACGATGTCTCAACTCGGATCGAGCGCCGGGCGGGCCCGGTCAGCGCGGACGCCAGCCAACTCCACCAGGTGTTGTGGAACCTGGGGGAAAACGCGCTCCGCTACAGCCGCCGACAGCCGCTGCTGGAACTGGTCTGCGGCACGGAGGCGGACAGCCGCGCCCCGTACATAGACGTCATAGACAGCGGCCGGGGGATTCGCGAAGAGTACCGCGAGCGGCTGTTCGAACCCTTTTTCACCACCGAGGCCGCCGGCTCGGGACTGGGGCTGTATGTCGCCAGTCAACTGTGCGAGGCAAACCGCGCCGCCCTGGGCCTGCATGCCAATTCGACCGGGGGCTGCTGCTTCCGGGTCCGCTTCGAGCCGCCGGACAGCGCCATCGCGGTATGA
- a CDS encoding inositol monophosphatase family protein, protein MQPMLNIAVQAARNAGDFLVRRLDRAAHLHVLDKGPNDYVSEADRRAEAIVLAEIRKAYPGHAVLAEESGAQAGNDCQWIVDPLDGTTNFLHGCPHFAVSVAVRRGTRLLHAVVYDPLRQEMYTASRGEGAYLNERRIRVSGRAASGPKGLKRALVGTGFPFRNPARLPAYLDALERVCRAVTDVRRMGSAALDLAAVACGRLDGFWESDLQLWDIAAGVLLVEEAGGLVTDLEGGTGHLRCGQILAGSPSVHGQLLRLLAPSGGRRPGPPRRPGGAGGKAPRPVKKRRPAGSGGARKP, encoded by the coding sequence ATGCAACCCATGTTGAACATCGCCGTGCAAGCGGCCCGCAACGCCGGCGATTTCCTGGTCCGGCGCCTGGACCGGGCGGCGCACCTGCATGTGCTGGACAAGGGGCCCAACGACTACGTCAGCGAGGCCGACCGCCGGGCCGAGGCGATCGTCCTCGCCGAGATTCGCAAGGCGTACCCGGGCCATGCGGTGTTGGCCGAAGAGTCCGGCGCTCAGGCCGGCAACGACTGCCAGTGGATCGTCGATCCCCTGGACGGCACCACCAATTTTCTGCACGGCTGCCCGCACTTCGCCGTGTCCGTCGCCGTGCGCCGCGGCACCCGCCTGTTGCATGCCGTGGTTTACGACCCCCTGCGCCAGGAGATGTACACGGCCAGCCGGGGAGAAGGCGCCTACCTCAACGAGCGGCGCATTCGGGTCAGCGGCCGCGCCGCCAGCGGCCCGAAGGGCCTGAAGCGCGCCCTGGTGGGCACCGGATTCCCCTTTCGCAACCCGGCCCGCCTGCCGGCCTATCTGGACGCCCTGGAGCGGGTCTGCCGGGCGGTCACGGACGTGCGGCGCATGGGTTCGGCCGCCCTGGACCTCGCCGCCGTAGCCTGCGGCCGGCTGGACGGCTTCTGGGAGAGCGATCTGCAGCTCTGGGACATCGCCGCCGGCGTGTTGCTGGTGGAGGAGGCCGGCGGGTTGGTTACCGATCTGGAGGGCGGCACTGGCCACTTGCGCTGCGGCCAGATCCTGGCCGGCAGTCCCTCCGTCCATGGCCAATTGCTGCGGCTGTTGGCGCCGTCGGGCGGCCGCCGTCCCGGCCCGCCTCGCCGCCCGGGCGGGGCTGGGGGAAAGGCGCCGCGGCCTGTTAAGAAAAGGCGCCCCGCCGGTTCCGGCGGGGCGCGCAAGCCTTAG
- a CDS encoding RNA methyltransferase: MPPNPQGAPQDAIRIVLADTTHPGNIGAAARAMKAMGQERLRLVRPANFPCAEATARAAGADDILDRAAVCRSLPEAIGDCSLVFGTTARRRRLAWPTLTPREAAAMALRHAGHGDTAAAFVFGGEQSGLGNRDLEYCHRLVCIPTVPDFRSLNVAAAAQLICYELLLARLAGERTPPPEAAPLPGTAATPASAEEMIRFYEHLERCMRDTGFLSRRRASPMRRLRLLFNRALPNRDELNILRGFLSAVQRPGRPPAPPG, translated from the coding sequence ATGCCCCCGAACCCGCAAGGCGCCCCGCAAGACGCCATTCGCATCGTCCTGGCGGACACCACGCACCCCGGCAATATAGGCGCCGCCGCCCGCGCCATGAAGGCCATGGGACAGGAACGGCTGCGCCTGGTGCGGCCGGCAAACTTCCCCTGCGCGGAGGCCACGGCGCGGGCCGCCGGGGCGGACGACATCCTGGACCGCGCCGCTGTCTGCCGCTCGCTGCCGGAGGCGATCGGCGACTGCTCGCTGGTATTCGGCACCACCGCCCGGCGGCGGCGGCTGGCCTGGCCCACGCTGACGCCCCGCGAGGCGGCGGCGATGGCCCTGCGGCACGCAGGGCATGGCGACACGGCGGCCGCCTTCGTCTTCGGGGGCGAACAGAGCGGGCTTGGCAACCGGGACCTGGAATATTGCCACCGCCTGGTATGCATCCCCACCGTCCCGGATTTCCGCTCCCTGAACGTGGCCGCGGCGGCGCAGCTGATCTGCTACGAGTTGCTGCTCGCGCGGCTGGCCGGCGAGCGGACGCCGCCCCCGGAGGCGGCGCCCCTTCCCGGGACTGCGGCGACGCCGGCGAGCGCGGAGGAAATGATACGGTTCTACGAACACCTGGAGCGCTGCATGAGGGATACGGGCTTCCTCTCCAGGCGCCGCGCCAGCCCGATGCGGCGGCTGCGACTGCTGTTCAACCGGGCGCTGCCCAACCGCGACGAACTCAACATTCTGAGGGGATTTCTGAGCGCGGTGCAGCGTCCGGGCCGGCCTCCCGCCCCCCCCGGATAA